A region of Massilia sp. WG5 DNA encodes the following proteins:
- a CDS encoding isoprenylcysteine carboxylmethyltransferase family protein, with translation MKKNIGDFLFKYRNALGPSLFLAALYLGRPAYPFGSAAWNILFDVAGVLCAMLGQLLRIVTIGYDYIERGGKNRQVYASKLVQGGVFAHSRNPLYVGNILMAVGFALIFHSSAFYLGVLPLVLFAYSCIVTAEEAFLGRKFGTEYERYCRQVNRWWPRLQGWRDTMGNMRFNWRRVLVKEYNTVFVLVLSLAVLKLWSEYVILGQESQPSSGVLAVGFATWLASYVFVRSLKKTGVVQA, from the coding sequence ATGAAAAAGAATATCGGCGACTTCCTGTTCAAATACCGGAACGCGCTTGGCCCCTCCCTGTTCCTCGCCGCCCTGTATCTGGGACGGCCTGCTTACCCCTTCGGCAGCGCCGCCTGGAATATCCTGTTCGACGTGGCGGGGGTCCTGTGCGCGATGCTCGGCCAACTGCTGCGGATCGTCACCATCGGCTACGACTACATCGAACGCGGCGGGAAGAACCGACAGGTCTATGCCAGCAAACTCGTGCAGGGTGGCGTCTTTGCGCACAGCCGCAATCCGCTTTACGTCGGGAATATCCTGATGGCGGTCGGCTTCGCACTGATCTTCCATTCCTCCGCGTTCTACCTGGGCGTGCTGCCATTGGTACTGTTTGCCTACAGTTGCATCGTCACGGCCGAAGAGGCTTTCCTGGGCAGGAAGTTCGGAACGGAATACGAGCGCTATTGCCGGCAAGTCAACCGATGGTGGCCGCGGCTGCAAGGCTGGCGGGACACCATGGGGAACATGCGCTTCAACTGGAGGAGGGTGCTGGTCAAGGAATACAACACGGTGTTCGTGCTGGTCCTGTCCCTGGCGGTGCTGAAGCTGTGGAGCGAATATGTGATTCTCGGGCAGGAGTCCCAGCCGTCGAGCGGGGTGCTGGCAGTCGGATTCGCCACCTGGCTGGCCTCGTATGTCTTCGTGCGATCCTTGAAGAAGACCGGGGTCGTGCAGGCGTAG
- a CDS encoding DUF2254 domain-containing protein: MRERLRFLLSRLRERLWIKPLIACFLSVAGVLLAHLADRMAVDGSVPEVTQSSVIELLKIIAASMLAIATFAVASMVSAYASAGQIATARAFPLIVADDVSQNALSTFIGAFIFSVVGISAAMNGYYGRAGRFTLFVLMVVVLVIVVLTFVRWVDRIARLGRIGAIVGKVEQATASALARRQRQPWLGGVAARLPAAGIAVHGKEIGYVQHVDMARLQRLAAEHAARVSVAVLPGAYVSPARPLCYLEREDSRDAFGANDAFAKAFTIGHQRQFDDDPRFGMLVLAEIAGRALSPGINDPGTAIGVLGSLQRLFAGLAREDAPEPPTCERVAVPTLALDDLFDDALNAIARDGAGTVEVAMRLQRHLGELGREHPALRANARRHADLALARAERALDFPHDIEQVRERHAGYWRRC; the protein is encoded by the coding sequence ATGCGAGAACGACTCCGATTCCTGCTCAGCCGGCTGCGCGAACGGCTCTGGATAAAGCCCTTGATCGCCTGCTTCCTGTCGGTTGCGGGCGTGCTGCTGGCCCATCTTGCGGACCGCATGGCGGTCGACGGGTCGGTGCCCGAGGTGACGCAATCCTCGGTCATCGAACTGCTGAAGATCATCGCGGCGAGCATGCTGGCCATCGCCACCTTCGCAGTCGCATCGATGGTGTCGGCCTATGCCTCGGCCGGACAGATCGCCACCGCTCGCGCGTTTCCGCTGATCGTCGCCGACGACGTGTCGCAGAACGCCCTGTCGACCTTCATCGGCGCGTTCATCTTCAGCGTTGTCGGCATCAGCGCCGCGATGAACGGCTATTACGGGCGGGCCGGACGATTCACCCTGTTCGTGCTGATGGTGGTGGTCCTCGTGATCGTGGTCCTGACCTTCGTGCGCTGGGTCGACCGGATCGCGCGCCTTGGCCGCATCGGCGCCATCGTCGGCAAGGTGGAACAGGCAACGGCATCGGCGCTGGCGCGGCGGCAGCGCCAGCCGTGGCTCGGCGGCGTGGCCGCCAGGCTCCCCGCCGCCGGCATCGCGGTGCATGGCAAGGAAATCGGCTATGTGCAGCACGTCGACATGGCGCGCCTGCAGCGCCTCGCGGCCGAACACGCCGCGCGCGTCAGCGTCGCGGTGCTGCCCGGCGCCTACGTGAGTCCGGCGCGGCCGCTGTGCTACCTGGAGCGCGAGGACAGCCGAGATGCCTTCGGCGCGAACGACGCGTTCGCAAAGGCGTTCACGATTGGCCACCAGCGCCAGTTCGACGACGACCCGCGGTTCGGCATGCTGGTGCTGGCGGAAATCGCCGGGCGCGCCCTATCGCCCGGCATCAACGACCCGGGCACCGCGATCGGCGTGCTGGGCTCGCTCCAGCGGCTGTTCGCCGGCCTCGCGCGCGAGGACGCGCCGGAACCGCCGACTTGCGAACGCGTGGCCGTTCCCACCCTGGCGCTGGACGACCTGTTCGACGATGCCCTGAATGCCATCGCCCGGGACGGTGCAGGCACCGTCGAGGTGGCGATGCGGCTGCAGCGTCATCTTGGCGAACTGGGCCGGGAGCACCCTGCGCTGCGCGCCAACGCGCGCCGCCATGCCGACCTGGCCCTGGCGCGCGCTGAACGGGCGCTGGATTTTCCTCACGATATCGAGCAGGTCCGCGAACGCCACGCCGGCTACTGGCGCCGGTGCTGA
- a CDS encoding methyltransferase domain-containing protein, with product MAAVDKNINQHNAGWSFEHISEDFDSHIQRSIPLYESGHRLVCHYSDFFLKADSVVHDIGCSTGQMLARLAQHHLHKKELKLVGIDNVHDMVEKARSATAFDQRISFVHANVLDLELEQSDMIISNYTIQFMPPRARQELIDKIYRALNWGGAFFMFEKVRAPDGRFQDYANQVYIEYKLDKGFNEAEIINKSRSIKGVMEPFSTQGNIDMLRRAGFADIMTVQKYVCFEGFLAVK from the coding sequence ATGGCAGCTGTCGACAAGAATATCAACCAGCACAATGCCGGATGGTCGTTCGAACATATCAGCGAGGATTTCGACTCGCATATCCAGCGCTCCATTCCTTTGTATGAAAGCGGACACCGGCTGGTCTGCCACTACAGCGACTTCTTCCTCAAGGCCGACAGTGTCGTCCACGACATTGGCTGCTCGACGGGGCAGATGCTCGCCAGGCTTGCCCAGCACCACCTGCACAAGAAGGAATTGAAGCTGGTCGGCATCGACAACGTGCATGACATGGTCGAGAAGGCGAGGAGTGCGACGGCCTTCGACCAGCGTATTTCCTTCGTGCATGCGAACGTGCTGGACCTCGAGCTCGAGCAGTCCGACATGATCATTTCCAACTACACGATACAGTTCATGCCGCCGCGCGCCAGGCAGGAACTCATCGACAAGATCTACCGGGCGCTGAACTGGGGCGGCGCATTCTTCATGTTCGAAAAAGTACGCGCGCCCGACGGCCGTTTCCAGGACTACGCGAACCAGGTGTATATCGAGTACAAGCTGGACAAGGGATTCAACGAAGCGGAAATCATCAATAAATCCAGGAGCATCAAGGGCGTCATGGAACCGTTCTCGACCCAGGGCAACATCGACATGCTGCGGCGCGCCGGTTTCGCCGACATCATGACGGTACAAAAATACGTCTGCTTCGAGGGCTTCCTGGCCGTCAAGTAA